Proteins encoded by one window of Bacillota bacterium LX-D:
- the raiA gene encoding ribosome-associated translation inhibitor RaiA — translation MKIAVRGKNIQITNALKEHVEKRLGRLDKYFEENTEAQVTLTVERDTHIVEVTILLNGYILRGEEATGDMYASIDLVLDKLEKQIEKYKTKIAKKLRSNKFTKVVEAAKTQDDQDEDEFKIMRNKHFSIKPMAVEEAILQMNMVGHSFYVFSNAETEQVNVVYRRKDGNYGLIEPEY, via the coding sequence ATGAAAATAGCAGTCAGGGGTAAAAATATACAAATAACCAACGCTCTAAAAGAACATGTTGAAAAACGGCTAGGAAGACTGGATAAGTACTTTGAAGAAAATACTGAGGCGCAGGTTACTTTAACGGTTGAAAGAGACACTCATATCGTAGAGGTGACAATATTACTAAACGGGTATATTCTTAGGGGCGAGGAAGCTACTGGAGATATGTACGCTTCAATTGATTTAGTGCTGGATAAATTGGAGAAACAAATTGAAAAATATAAAACTAAGATAGCGAAAAAACTGCGCAGCAATAAGTTTACCAAAGTTGTGGAAGCGGCAAAAACACAGGATGACCAGGATGAAGATGAATTTAAGATAATGAGGAACAAGCATTTTTCTATTAAGCCCATGGCTGTAGAAGAGGCAATTTTGCAGATGAATATGGTGGGACACAGCTTCTATGTTTTTTCTAATGCAGAGACAGAGCAGGTAAATGTGGTTTACCGCCGTAAAGATGGGAACTATGGTTTAATTGAACCTGAATATTAA
- the prfB gene encoding peptide chain release factor 2 (programmed frameshift) — MILDYGPQLAEIRQKLNELRASLDLPGKELKIAQLEEQIQSNDFWDEREKAQTVLQSLNRLKEKVSGIKEMTGEFEDLEALWEIAKEEDDESLEPELAEGIKDFTHKLEKLELETLLSGLHDKSSAILSLHAGAGGTEAQDWVEMLLRMYTRWAEDQNYTVEILDYLAGDEAGVKSATVLVKGENAFGYLKTEKGVHRLVRISPFDASGRRHTSFASVDVLPEIEDDEEINIDPVDLKVDTYRSGGAGGQHVNKTDSAVRITHLPTGIVVQCQNERSQHANKLKAMKLLQAKLYEMKRQEQEDQLAEMRGDQMDIAWGSQIRSYVFHPYSMVKDHRTNVEIGNVFAVMDGNITPFIEAYLHKLAENKNK, encoded by the exons ATGATTTTAGACTATGGACCACAGCTAGCTGAAATTAGGCAGAAGCTTAACGAATTGAGGGCTTCTCTT GACTTACCTGGCAAAGAGCTAAAAATTGCCCAATTAGAAGAACAAATACAATCCAACGACTTTTGGGATGAGCGGGAGAAGGCTCAGACAGTGCTGCAAAGCTTAAACCGGCTGAAGGAAAAAGTCAGCGGCATTAAGGAAATGACTGGGGAATTTGAGGATTTAGAAGCTTTATGGGAAATTGCTAAAGAAGAAGATGATGAAAGCCTAGAGCCGGAACTAGCCGAGGGGATTAAAGATTTTACCCACAAATTAGAAAAACTGGAATTGGAGACTTTATTAAGCGGGTTACACGATAAAAGCAGTGCTATTTTATCCCTCCATGCCGGCGCTGGTGGAACTGAGGCCCAGGATTGGGTAGAAATGCTGCTAAGGATGTATACCCGCTGGGCAGAAGACCAAAACTACACTGTGGAAATTTTGGATTATTTAGCTGGAGATGAAGCTGGGGTTAAAAGTGCGACCGTCCTTGTTAAAGGGGAAAATGCCTTTGGCTATCTTAAAACGGAAAAAGGTGTCCATCGCTTAGTTCGAATTTCTCCTTTCGATGCTTCAGGTCGAAGGCATACTTCCTTTGCCTCTGTTGATGTATTGCCGGAAATAGAGGACGATGAAGAGATTAACATCGATCCTGTTGATTTAAAAGTAGATACCTATCGTTCGGGAGGAGCTGGCGGTCAGCACGTAAATAAAACAGATTCGGCCGTACGGATTACCCATTTGCCTACGGGCATTGTAGTTCAATGTCAGAATGAGCGTTCCCAGCATGCTAATAAATTAAAGGCCATGAAATTACTGCAAGCTAAACTATATGAAATGAAGCGTCAGGAACAGGAAGATCAGCTTGCTGAAATGCGGGGGGATCAAATGGACATTGCTTGGGGCAGCCAGATTCGTTCCTACGTCTTCCATCCTTATAGTATGGTTAAGGACCATCGGACTAATGTGGAAATTGGCAATGTATTTGCCGTAATGGATGGCAACATTACTCCTTTTATTGAAGCTTATTTGCATAAGTTAGCTGAAAACAAAAATAAATAG
- a CDS encoding amino acid ABC transporter permease encodes MLQYYLTHLKAVFPSLLQGAVVTIEVTALSVLIGAVIGLFVGMGRLARNKLIKSIAAAYVDIIRGTPLMVQVFIIYFGLPNLLLQITGSRVPMDPFVSSVWACSINSGAYVAEIFRAGIQSIERGQMEAARSLGMTHVQAMRYIILPQAFRRVIPPLGNEFIALMKDTSILSVIGVEELMRQGQLYNATTYASFPTFTGIALVYLVMTMTVSRWVAYMERKLSAEGKH; translated from the coding sequence ATGTTGCAGTACTATTTAACCCATCTAAAAGCAGTATTTCCATCTTTACTGCAGGGAGCAGTTGTTACTATTGAGGTAACTGCTTTATCTGTTTTAATTGGAGCAGTAATCGGACTCTTTGTAGGTATGGGTAGATTAGCTCGCAATAAGCTAATTAAATCTATTGCCGCAGCTTATGTTGATATTATTCGAGGAACTCCTTTGATGGTTCAGGTTTTCATTATTTATTTTGGTTTGCCTAACTTACTATTGCAAATAACCGGCAGTCGGGTGCCTATGGACCCTTTTGTATCCTCAGTCTGGGCTTGCAGCATTAATAGCGGTGCCTATGTAGCAGAAATTTTTAGAGCTGGTATTCAGTCTATTGAAAGGGGACAGATGGAAGCTGCCCGTTCTTTAGGAATGACTCATGTTCAGGCTATGCGCTACATCATACTTCCTCAAGCTTTCCGCAGGGTAATTCCTCCTTTGGGCAATGAATTCATTGCTTTAATGAAGGATACGTCTATTTTGTCAGTAATTGGAGTAGAAGAATTAATGCGTCAGGGGCAATTATACAATGCAACTACCTATGCTTCCTTTCCAACCTTTACGGGAATTGCTTTAGTTTACTTAGTAATGACAATGACTGTATCTAGGTGGGTAGCCTATATGGAACGAAAACTATCGGCTGAAGGCAAACACTAA
- a CDS encoding basic amino acid ABC transporter substrate-binding protein, translated as MKKSLSLILALALTMALMLGLAGCGQSGQSTDQTKEGQQEQTAEKEYIVATEPTFPPFEFRDEKTSEITGFDIDLIKAIAQETGIKVKIQSLGFDGLIPALQAGNIDIVASGMTITKKRALQVSFTKPYFDAGLKIAVPANNTTIKGIDDLKGKTVAVQIGTTGANKAQELLDKKIIAKVKTFNTADAIFLELLNGTVDAVINDLPVNEAYMSKNPGKIKMVGNVLNGEQYGFAVAKDNQELLKKLNTGLEKVKANGKYDELKVKYFGGK; from the coding sequence ATGAAAAAAAGTTTGAGTTTAATTTTAGCATTAGCATTAACAATGGCTTTAATGCTAGGCCTTGCAGGCTGCGGGCAAAGTGGACAAAGTACGGATCAAACTAAAGAAGGGCAGCAAGAACAAACGGCTGAAAAGGAATATATTGTTGCAACGGAACCAACTTTTCCGCCTTTTGAATTTAGAGATGAAAAAACTTCGGAAATTACTGGCTTTGATATTGATTTAATTAAAGCTATTGCTCAAGAAACAGGTATTAAAGTTAAAATACAATCCCTCGGATTTGACGGCTTAATTCCAGCTCTGCAAGCAGGCAACATTGATATTGTAGCTTCAGGTATGACAATTACTAAAAAACGTGCTCTTCAAGTCAGCTTTACAAAGCCATATTTTGATGCAGGTTTAAAAATTGCAGTACCTGCCAATAACACCACAATTAAGGGAATTGATGATTTAAAAGGCAAAACAGTAGCAGTACAAATTGGGACAACTGGGGCTAATAAGGCGCAAGAACTTTTAGACAAAAAAATTATAGCTAAAGTTAAAACCTTTAATACTGCTGATGCCATCTTTTTAGAACTCTTAAACGGTACTGTTGATGCTGTAATTAACGATTTGCCTGTTAACGAAGCCTACATGAGCAAAAACCCCGGCAAAATCAAAATGGTCGGTAATGTTTTAAACGGCGAACAATATGGTTTTGCAGTGGCTAAAGATAACCAAGAACTTTTGAAAAAATTAAATACAGGATTGGAAAAAGTTAAGGCAAATGGAAAATATGACGAATTAAAAGTCAAATACTTTGGTGGAAAATAA
- the secA gene encoding preprotein translocase subunit SecA: MLNFLKKLLDDNAKEIKKLNRSVAAINELEPAIQKLSDEDLVGKTAEFKQRFSNGESLDNMLPEAFAVVREGSRRVLGLRHFDVQLMGGIVLHQGRIAEMKTGEGKTLVATLPSYLNAISGKGVHVITVNDYLAKRDSEWMGQIHRFLGLDVGLIVHGLDFNERKASYAADVTYGTNNEFGFDYLRDNMALHPSQMVQRPLNYAIVDEVDSILIDEARTPLIISGQADKPTQLYYAVAKIIPRLKVEEDYTVDEKAKAVMLTENGNRRVEQMLGVDNLYDNENVELSHHVNQALRAHVLMKRDVDYVVKDGEVIIVDEFTGRLMFGRRYSDGLHQAIEAKEGVKIERESQTLATITFQNYFRMYEKLAGMTGTASTEEEEFRKIYGLDVVVIPTNKPMIRQDLPDIVYRTEKGKFDAVVEEIIERHQKGQPVLVGTISIEKSELLSNTLKKRGIPHQVLNAKYHEQEAQIVSNAGQQGMVTIATNMAGRGTDIILGEGVSDLGGLHIIGTERHESRRIDNQLRGRAGRQGDPGSSRFYVSLEDELMRLFGSDNIAGIMDKLGMDDSTPIDHPLISRSIESAQKKVEARNFDIRKHVLEYDNVMNQQREVIYKQRRQVLEGENLRENVQSMLHEVVDGAIARYSNQSQYPEEWDLAALADFAEQTFLPGQRLDIDELKNMDKTEVEELLHDKANQAYEEREAALGEDIMRELERMVLLKVVDEKWMDHLDAMDQLRQGIGLRAYGQKDPLVEYKFEGYDMFNNMIEAIKEDVVRYIFRVNVVEEQEAPRNVTENRYEEDQPKKPVRKQTEIGRNELCPCGSGKKYKKCCGAK; the protein is encoded by the coding sequence ATGTTAAACTTTCTGAAAAAATTATTAGATGACAATGCTAAAGAAATTAAAAAGTTAAATAGATCTGTAGCAGCCATTAATGAGTTGGAGCCTGCCATTCAAAAATTAAGCGATGAAGATTTGGTAGGAAAAACAGCAGAATTTAAGCAGCGTTTCTCTAACGGGGAATCACTAGATAATATGCTGCCGGAAGCATTTGCTGTTGTAAGGGAAGGATCCCGCCGAGTTTTAGGATTGCGTCATTTTGATGTTCAGCTGATGGGGGGCATAGTGCTGCACCAAGGCAGAATTGCAGAAATGAAAACTGGTGAAGGTAAAACTTTAGTAGCAACATTGCCCAGTTATTTAAATGCAATTTCCGGGAAAGGCGTTCATGTAATTACTGTTAATGACTATTTGGCTAAAAGGGACAGTGAATGGATGGGACAAATCCACCGCTTCCTAGGTCTAGATGTAGGTTTAATTGTCCATGGGCTGGATTTTAATGAGCGCAAAGCATCTTATGCTGCTGATGTAACTTATGGTACCAATAATGAGTTTGGTTTTGATTACTTGCGTGATAATATGGCTTTGCATCCGTCCCAAATGGTTCAACGACCTTTAAATTATGCTATTGTGGACGAGGTTGATAGTATTTTAATTGATGAAGCCCGTACTCCTTTAATTATTTCAGGTCAAGCCGATAAACCTACGCAGCTTTATTATGCGGTAGCTAAAATTATCCCTCGTTTAAAAGTGGAAGAAGATTACACTGTTGACGAAAAAGCAAAGGCAGTTATGTTAACAGAAAACGGCAATCGCCGAGTAGAGCAGATGTTAGGCGTAGACAATTTATATGATAACGAAAACGTGGAGTTAAGCCATCATGTTAACCAAGCTTTAAGAGCTCACGTTTTAATGAAAAGAGACGTGGACTATGTAGTTAAAGATGGAGAGGTTATTATCGTCGACGAATTTACCGGACGATTAATGTTTGGCCGCCGCTATAGCGATGGCCTGCATCAAGCAATTGAAGCCAAAGAAGGAGTTAAAATTGAACGGGAATCCCAGACCCTGGCTACAATTACCTTCCAAAATTATTTTAGAATGTACGAAAAGCTAGCTGGGATGACAGGTACAGCCTCTACTGAAGAGGAAGAGTTTCGGAAAATTTACGGTTTAGATGTAGTGGTCATACCCACCAATAAGCCTATGATTAGGCAGGATTTGCCCGATATTGTCTATAGGACGGAAAAAGGCAAGTTCGATGCTGTAGTTGAGGAGATTATTGAACGTCATCAAAAAGGGCAGCCGGTGCTAGTAGGTACCATTAGCATTGAGAAATCGGAACTTTTAAGCAACACTTTGAAGAAAAGAGGTATTCCTCACCAGGTCCTTAACGCTAAGTACCATGAACAAGAGGCACAGATTGTTAGTAACGCCGGCCAGCAAGGAATGGTAACTATTGCTACCAATATGGCCGGTCGTGGTACAGATATTATTTTAGGTGAAGGAGTTTCCGATTTAGGAGGACTTCATATTATTGGCACCGAAAGACATGAATCCCGCCGGATTGACAATCAGTTAAGGGGTCGTGCCGGCCGTCAAGGAGATCCTGGTTCCAGCCGTTTTTATGTTTCCTTGGAAGATGAACTAATGCGCTTATTTGGTTCCGATAATATTGCCGGCATTATGGATAAGTTGGGTATGGATGATTCGACGCCCATCGATCATCCGCTGATTTCCCGTTCCATCGAATCTGCCCAGAAAAAAGTGGAAGCTAGAAACTTTGATATTCGGAAACACGTCTTAGAATATGATAATGTAATGAATCAGCAAAGGGAAGTTATTTATAAACAAAGACGCCAAGTGCTGGAAGGGGAGAATTTGCGGGAAAATGTCCAAAGCATGCTGCACGAAGTGGTAGATGGTGCCATTGCCCGCTATTCCAACCAAAGCCAGTATCCTGAGGAATGGGATTTAGCAGCCTTAGCTGATTTTGCAGAGCAAACATTTTTACCTGGCCAGCGCCTGGATATAGATGAATTGAAGAATATGGATAAAACAGAAGTGGAAGAACTGCTTCATGACAAAGCGAACCAGGCTTACGAAGAACGGGAGGCAGCTTTAGGGGAAGATATTATGCGGGAATTGGAACGCATGGTATTGCTCAAAGTTGTTGATGAAAAATGGATGGACCACTTAGATGCTATGGATCAATTGCGCCAAGGTATTGGTTTAAGAGCTTATGGCCAAAAGGATCCATTGGTTGAGTATAAATTTGAAGGCTACGACATGTTTAATAATATGATTGAAGCTATTAAAGAAGACGTGGTGCGCTATATCTTCCGGGTCAATGTAGTAGAAGAACAGGAAGCTCCTCGAAATGTCACCGAAAATAGATATGAAGAAGATCAACCGAAAAAGCCTGTACGCAAACAAACGGAAATTGGACGCAACGAGTTATGTCCCTGTGGCAGCGGTAAAAAATATAAAAAATGCTGCGGCGCAAAATAA
- a CDS encoding amino acid ABC transporter ATP-binding protein has product MITVKNLYKQFGDLQVLKGISTHIAEKEVVVIIGPSGSGKSTFLRCLNKLEEATSGEIIIDGVNLLDKKANINTIRQEVGMVFQRFNLFPHMTALQNITIAPAKVRGWKADEADKIARQLLAKVGLSDKADAYPDQLSGGQQQRVAIARALAMQPKIMLFDEPTSALDPEMVGEVLSVMKDLAKEGMTMAVVTHEMGFAKEVGDRVLFMDEGMILEEGTPQELFDHPKHPRTKSFLSKIL; this is encoded by the coding sequence GTGATAACAGTTAAAAATTTGTACAAGCAGTTTGGTGATTTACAAGTTTTAAAAGGAATTAGCACCCATATTGCTGAAAAAGAAGTTGTAGTTATTATTGGGCCTAGCGGATCCGGAAAAAGCACTTTTTTGCGCTGCCTGAATAAGCTGGAAGAAGCTACTTCTGGAGAGATTATAATTGACGGAGTAAATTTATTGGATAAAAAAGCAAATATTAATACCATTCGACAGGAAGTTGGAATGGTTTTTCAGCGGTTTAACCTTTTTCCCCACATGACAGCCTTACAAAATATTACTATAGCTCCAGCCAAAGTCCGGGGCTGGAAAGCTGACGAGGCAGATAAAATTGCCCGGCAGCTATTGGCCAAAGTAGGACTTAGCGATAAAGCAGACGCTTACCCGGATCAATTATCCGGCGGCCAACAGCAGAGGGTAGCCATTGCCCGAGCCTTAGCTATGCAGCCGAAAATTATGCTCTTCGATGAACCAACTTCTGCACTGGACCCGGAAATGGTAGGGGAAGTCCTAAGCGTAATGAAGGATTTAGCTAAAGAAGGAATGACTATGGCAGTTGTTACCCATGAAATGGGTTTTGCCAAAGAAGTAGGAGACCGGGTTTTGTTCATGGATGAAGGGATGATTTTAGAAGAAGGAACTCCCCAAGAATTATTTGATCATCCGAAGCACCCTAGAACTAAAAGTTTTCTAAGTAAAATACTTTAA
- the cspD gene encoding cold-shock protein CspD gives MLGKVKWFNQEKGFGFIEREEGDDVFVHFSAIQEDGFKTLAEGQEVEFEIVEGPRGPQAANVVKL, from the coding sequence ATGCTGGGTAAAGTTAAATGGTTTAACCAAGAAAAAGGATTCGGATTCATTGAAAGAGAAGAGGGGGACGATGTATTCGTTCACTTTTCAGCAATCCAGGAAGACGGCTTTAAAACATTAGCCGAGGGTCAGGAAGTTGAATTCGAAATCGTTGAAGGTCCAAGAGGCCCTCAAGCAGCTAATGTTGTTAAATTATAA
- a CDS encoding ComF family protein, whose translation MQLLKKLWAELLAFFYPPSDTCPLCLEKITNNLICENCQEILQNWQKQKFCNVFGRPKKFGQLCRCTKQQTFYRKLHGVAPYQGVFKKAVYRLKYSGQTYLAVPMGSLMGDRLREIQGYAGSIIIPIPLSPRKRAIRGFNQAELLARAVAERTKLPVYTNLLTKIRDTAPQAGLKKVDRLTNLQGAFNVPNPEPLKNKVVILVDDIFTTGSTINEAAQTLLKAGAKDVYALVWAIA comes from the coding sequence ATGCAGCTGCTAAAAAAGCTATGGGCAGAATTGCTTGCTTTTTTTTATCCGCCAAGCGATACCTGCCCTTTATGTTTGGAGAAAATTACAAATAATTTAATTTGTGAAAATTGTCAGGAAATATTGCAAAATTGGCAAAAGCAAAAATTTTGCAATGTTTTCGGCCGGCCCAAAAAATTTGGTCAACTATGCCGGTGCACAAAACAACAAACTTTCTACAGGAAACTACATGGTGTGGCACCCTATCAAGGTGTTTTTAAAAAGGCTGTTTATCGCTTAAAATACAGCGGCCAGACATATTTAGCAGTGCCTATGGGCAGCTTAATGGGGGATAGATTAAGGGAAATACAGGGATATGCAGGAAGTATAATTATTCCTATCCCTTTAAGCCCAAGGAAAAGAGCAATTCGAGGTTTTAACCAAGCTGAGCTTTTAGCCCGGGCAGTAGCTGAGAGAACTAAGCTGCCCGTTTACACCAATCTCCTAACCAAGATCAGGGATACGGCTCCTCAAGCCGGTTTAAAGAAAGTGGACAGGCTTACTAATTTGCAAGGGGCCTTTAATGTTCCCAATCCGGAGCCCCTTAAAAATAAAGTTGTAATTCTAGTCGACGACATTTTTACTACAGGGTCTACCATTAACGAAGCTGCTCAAACACTACTAAAAGCAGGAGCCAAGGATGTTTATGCTTTGGTCTGGGCAATAGCGTAA